Genomic window (Nitrosophilus kaiyonis):
CACTTGGTAACAAATTTGTATCCATGCTTTTTTATACTAACTATTTTTTCTTTTCCAAGAATTTTTCTAAGATTTTTTATATATGTTCTTAAGGAACTATCACTTGGAGTCTCATCATAATCCCATAAATTTTCATATATGCTTTCATGAGTAAGGATTTGATTTTTATTTTTTAAAAAAAGTTTTAGAAGCTTTTTCTCTTTATTATTTAATGGGATTGTTTTGTTATCTTTTAAAAGCTCATCATTTTCAAGGTCATATTCAAAATTTTCATCAATTTTGATTTTTCTATTTTTTGTATCAAATTCTCTTTTTAATAGAGTCTCAATTCTTAATTTTAACTCTTTTAAAACAAATGGTTTTCTTATATAATCATCACATCCACTATTATATCCCTTTTCTAAATCATCAACAGAGTTTAATGAAGTTATAAAAATTGCAGGAGTTTTACTTTTTTGCCTAATTTTTTTCAAAATTTCAAAACCATTTTCGCCAGGTACCATCACATCAAGAAGTAAAATATCAAAATTTTTTTCATAAATTTTTTCGTATGCCTCATCTGAATTGTAAGCAACTTCAACAATATAGCCTTCATCTTCTAGATACTCTTTTATAGTATCGCTTAAATTTACATCATCCTCTAAAAGTAGAATATTTGCTTTTTGCATATA
Coding sequences:
- a CDS encoding response regulator transcription factor; protein product: MQKANILLLEDDVNLSDTIKEYLEDEGYIVEVAYNSDEAYEKIYEKNFDILLLDVMVPGENGFEILKKIRQKSKTPAIFITSLNSVDDLEKGYNSGCDDYIRKPFVLKELKLRIETLLKREFDTKNRKIKIDENFEYDLENDELLKDNKTIPLNNKEKKLLKLFLKNKNQILTHESIYENLWDYDETPSDSSLRTYIKNLRKILGKEKIVSIKKHGYKFVTK